The Fuscovulum sp. sequence TTTTTCGCATGAAAAATCGCACTCCGTTCAGTTCCCGCCCAACAGCCCTTCCAGCAATCCGCCCACGCCCTCGCCCAACTCTTCCTCCAGCTTGCGCCGGGCGGCATCCTCCAGCGACTCGCCCTCCACCTGCCCCAGTTCCTCGGCGGCCTTGGCTTTCAGATCATCCTCAAGGGCCTTGGCCTCTTCCTTGAAATTCTCCTCCGCCAGCGCCTCCAGATCCAGCGCATAGCTCGGCGCGGCCCAGGACCCGGTGATCCACAGCGGCACCGAAATGCCCCCGGTCCCGTCCGCGCCGCGCAAGGCCGTGGGCCGGATGCGATATTCCAGATCGCGCGCGCCCAGCCCGATCCGCCCCGATCCTTCGGCGCTGATCACCGGCCCCGCCAGAATCAGATCGCTGTTGAACAGATCGCCCTGATCCATGTCGAAACTCGCAGACAGGCTGTCAAAGATCGTCTTCTGCCCCTCACCCACATAGCCCGTGTCCAGCCGCGTGATCATCCCCGCAATGTCCAGCCCCAGAATCTCCCCCGACCCAAGGTTCAGCACGCCTGACCCGGACAGGCTGTTCATGATCGCCGCCACCGAATTGCCCGACCCAAGGAAATCGACCGACAGATCCCCCGTCCCCACCAGCCGCTCGAACCCCGTCAGGTCCGTCAGCATCGGTTGCAGGCTGATATCGCGGAAGGCCATATCCCCGCCCACCGACAGGCCCTGCCGCCCGTTCACCACGAACTGCCCGCCCACCGTGCCGCCATAGGCACCCACCTCATCCAGCCGGATCACCGCGCGCGCATTGTCCAGCGTGACCGAGGCCGCCACCGGCCCCAGGTTCACCGCCCCAAGGTCCAGCGACGCCGCCCGCAGGCCAAGCTCGGCATCCAGCGCCGACAGCCCGCTCACATCAATGGGCCGGTCCGACCAGCCCGCGGTGGCCACATCGCCGCCACCTTCGCCCGCGCTGCTGCCACCGGCCACATTCTCGGCCACAGCCAGATCGCCCACCACCAGCCGCGCCACCAGCTTGGGCCGCGCCTCGCCCTGCGTCAGGTCCAGATCGCCGGTGATCGCCGTGCCGTCCAGCGCGATGGTCCCGCCGCGCAGATGCGCCGATCCCTCCGGCGTCAGCGTCACATCCCCCGCCACCGTCACGCTGTCCCGCCCGAACCCCTGCGGCAGTGCCGGTGCGTCCATGCCAACCAGCGCCGACAGCGCGCGCAGATCGGCAAGATCCGCCTCCAGCCGCCCTTCGGCCATCACCGGCTGAAACCCGGCCCGCCCTTCAAACCCGATCCGCGCCGCCCCGGCCTCCAGCGCCAGCGTGACGGGCGACACGCCCCCCTCATAGGCCGTGCGGAACGCCGCCAAAGTCATGTCCAGCGCCACCGCCTCCCCCGCCGAAGTGCCGGTCATCGTCACCTCAAGCGGGCCATCATAATCGGCCAGCCGCGCCTCCAGATCGACGCCGGTCAACTGCACCCGCCGCCCCGTCGCATGATCGACATAGCCGATGCTGCCATCGCGAATGACCCCAAGGTCCAGCGAAAAGGGCGTATCCGCCGTCGCCATATCCGCCGTCGCCGTGCCCCCTTGCGCGCCGCCAAACACCCAGTTGCCCGCGCCCTCTTCGCCGCTTTCGATCAATATCTCTGGCCGCGTCAATTCCAGCCCGGTGATCCGCACCTCGCCCCCGAACAGCGCATTGGAATCGATCCGGATCGCCAGCGCATCGGCCACCAGCATCGGCCCTTCTTCGGACCAGTCGGCGTTCGATATCTCGATCCGCCCCATCTCCACGCCCAACACGGGCCAGAGCGTGGGCGTGACGCCGCCTTCAATCGTCAATTGCCGCCCGGTGACCTTTTCAAACTGCGCCACCGCCAGCGCCGCCACCCGATCCGACGGGATCAGAACCAGCGCCGCCGCACCAATGACCACCAGCACCGCCAGCACCCCAAGAACCCGGAAAACCCAGCGCATTCCACCCCCCAAACCCAGCATCAACCGCAGGTTACGCCTGCCCCTGCCCGCGCCGCAAGCGCCGCCCGACGCATCGGCGGATCAGTTCACCACCACGGGTTTGGACCGGAACCGCGCCACGGTTTCCCGCTCGGCCCGCTTGCAGACCATGGGCGGCAAACCCCGGTCCAGCAGGGCCAGATCTTCCAACACCATCTCACCCATCCGCTTGAACGCGATGTCTAACGCCCCCGCCCGATGCGCCGAAAGCAGGAAACAGGGAATCGCCCGCACCGGATGATCCACGGCCAAAGGCTCATCGGGGAACACGTCGGACGCGGCAAGGATATGGCCCCCCTGCACCGCACCCATCAGCGCCGGAAAATCCACCACATCCGCACGCGACAGCAGCAGAAAGATCGCCCCCCGCCGCATGGTGGCAAAAGCCTCCGCCCCCAGAAAGGCCCGGTTCTCCGACGTGACGGCTGCCGTGCAGAACACCACATCCGACCCGGCCAGCACCGCCTCCAGCGTCGCAGGCTCCGCCCCCGCCTCGCGGATGCGCGACACGGGCAGCCAGGGATCGAACACCCGCAAGCGCGGCGCAAACCCCGTAAGCACCCGCGCGCAGGCCCGGCCCAGATCCCCGAACCCGATGATCCCCACCTCTGCCCCGGTCAGCAGCCGCGCATTGCCATTGCCGTCACCCCCCCACAACTCCTGCCCCGCCCGGAAATCCGCATCCGCCCCGTGGATGTTGCGCAAGAGCGAAAGCGCAAACCCCAGCCCGATTTCGGCCACCGGCTGGGCAAAGACCGCCCCTGTGGTCACCACATGAATGCCGCGACGGAACACCTCATCATAGGGCATGTTGTTGAGAAGATTGGATTCCACATTGAAAATGCAGCGCAGCGACGATAGCCGCGCCAGCAGCGCCCCATCCATCGGCGGCTGCCCGATGATATAGCGCGCCTCTGCCAGCACATCCTCCGCCAGCGCGGGCAAGGCTTCATCCGTCGTCTCGACAATCCGGTACCGCGCCCGCAATTCCGCCAACCCGTCCGGCCTGAAGATCAACGGCAAACTGCGCGGCAAGGGGCAGGACAGGATCAGCGGGCGGGTATCGGTCATGGCAGGTCTCCTCTGGCCCCAAATCTGGCCCCAAATCTCGCCCCGGACGCTATGCCGCCCCCACCCGCAGGGCAAGCGGCGAGCGGTGATCCAATTGCGCGGCTGCGCCGCATTTCTTTTGCCTCGCCTCCGCGCCTGCGCGCTCCGGCTCAGAGGCGGGGGCGCTTCGCCCCTTTCCGCCATTGATGTTCGAACCGATGGCGCACCGCTGGCTGTCTCGCCGAGGGTATTTGGGCCAAGATGAAACCCAGCACTCCTTCATCTTGGGAAAAATACCCTCAGGGGGTGAATTGGACCGCGCAGCAGGCCAAGAGGGGGATGAAAGCCCCCTGCGTCCGAGCCGGACGCGCGCAGGCGCGGGAGGCGAGACAAAAGCAATGCGGCGCAGCCGCGCGATTGGATCACCGCCCTTCCCGCCGCGCCGCGTTTGGGGTATGGCGCGCACATGACCCAGAACCCGCCCAACCTGCGCCCCGACCTTGCCCGTGCCAGCGTTCCTGACGAACGCCGTGCGGGCCAGCCCACCATCGGCATGGTCTCGCTCGGCTGCCCCAAGGCGCTGGTGGACAGCGAACGCATCCTCACCCGCCTGCGGGCCGAAGGATATGCCATCAGCCCCGATTACACCGGTGCCGATGCCGTCATCGTCAACACCTGCGGGTTTCTGGACTCTGCCCGCGCCGAAAGCCTCGATGCCATCGGCGAGGCGCTCAAGGAAAACGGCCGCGTCATCGTCACCGGCTGCCTTGGCGCGGAACCCGATTACATCACCGGCGCGCATCCCAAGGTTCTCGCCGTCACCGGACCACATCAATACGAACAGGTGCTGGACGCCGTCCACCTTGCCGTACCGCCGCAGCCCGACCCCTTCATCGACCTGCTGCCCGCCACCGGCGTCAGCCTGACCCCGCGCCACTACAGCTATCTGAAAATCTCCGAAGGCTGTAACCACAAGTGCAAGTTCTGCATCATCCCCGACATGCGCGGCAAGCTCGTCAGCCGGCCGGCCAATGCCGTTCTGCGTGAGGCGGAAAAGCTGGTCGAGGCGGGGGTCAGGGAACTCCTCGTCATCAGCCAGGACACCTCGGCCTATGGCGTGGACCGCAAGCATGACGACAGCCCGTGGAAAGACCGCACCGTTCGCGCCCATATCACCGATCTGGCGCGTGAAATGGGCCAGCTTGGCGCCTGGGTGCGCCTGCATTACGTCTACCCCTACCCCCATGTGCGCGACCTGATCCCGCTCATGGCCGAAGGGTTGATCCTGCCTTATCTCGACATCCCGTTTCAGCACGCCCACCCCGACGTCCTGCGCCGCATGGCCCGTCCCGCCGCCGCCGCCCGCACGCTGGACGAAATCGCCGCCTGGCGCGCCACCTGCCCCGACATCACACTCCGCTCCACCTTCATCGTGGGCTACCCCGGCGAGACCGAGGCCGAATTCCAGACCCTGCTCGACTGGATGGATGAGGCGCAGCTCGACCGTGTCGGCTGCTTCAAATACGAAAACGTCCCCGGCGCACGCTCCAACGCGCTCCCCGATCACGTGCCAGAAGAGGTGAAGCAGGACCGCTGGGATCGCTTCATGGCAAAAGCGCAGGCAATATCCGAGGCCAAACTGGCCGCCAAGGTTGGAAAAGTGCTGCAGGTCATCGTGGATGAGGTCGATGACGAAGGCGCCACCTGCCGCACGCAGGCCGATGCACCGGAAATCGACGGCAACCTGTTCATCGATGAAGATTTCGCCACCCTCTCCCCCGGCGATATCGTGACGGTTCAGGTCGAAGAGGCGGGCGAATACGATCTCTGGGGTCGCCTGACGGCTTGACCGAACGGCCGCCCGCCGCACATCCTGCGACGCGCAAGCCAATCAGGAGCCAGCCGAATGTCCGACATCCCCAAGATCGCCCAGAAAGCCCCCTACCCGGTCGAGGCCGAGGCGGGAAAAACCTATTTCTGGTGCGCCTGCGGCGAGTCGAAGAACCAGCCCTTCTGCGACGGCAGCCACAAGGGCACCAGCTTTTCCCCGGTCAAGGTCACGGCGGAAGAGGGCAAGAAGCTGTTCTTCTGCGGCTGCAAGGCCAGCGCCAAGGCCCCCTTCTGCGATGGCAGCCATTCACGGCTCTGACACATCGTCACGGCCCCCTTGGCCCCGCCCGCCCCGCACCTAGCTTGCAGGGCATGAGCGACGAAACCCGCATCCTCTACAACGACACCTGCCCGGTCTGCCGGTTCGAGATTGATCATTACCGCGCCGCCGCCGCCCGCGACGGTGCCCCCCTCCGCTTTGACCGGCTGGAGGATGCATCCCGCTACGGCCTGACCCCGGATCAGGCCGCCCGCCGCCTGCATGTGCTGAAAGAAGGCGAACTGCTCTCCGGCCTCGCGGCCTTCCGCGCCATCTGGGCGGGCCTGCCGCGCTGGCGCTGGCTCGCTCGGCTTACAGGGTTGCCCCTCATCAACCCGGCGCTGACCCTGCTCTACGACCGGATCGCCGCGCCTATTCTCTACCGCGCCCATCTGCGGCGTCAGGCAAAGCGGCCCTGATCCTTCATCTTGGCCACAAATACCCAAATCCGCCTGTGCCACAGCGCGCGGCGGCCCCGAACGGCGTGCCCCGGAAAATGCGTCATTTTCCGCTGCGTGCTCTGCGTCCGAGAACGCCCCCTCACCCGATCAGGATCACCACCCAGGCCAGCCCGCCCGCCAGTGCCGTCACCGCCACCATGGCCGATCCGGCATCCTTGGCCCGCTTTGCCCGTGGATCGATCTCCTCAGAGATGTAATCGACCACCTCCTCGATGGCCGTATTCGCCAGTTCGGCGGCCAGCAGCAGCAAGCCCAGCGCCAGGATCAGCGCCCGTTCCCCCGGCGTCAAGTCCAGCGTCAGCGCCAGCGTGGCCGAGATCAGGTTGACCAGCGTCCATTGCCGCAGCGATTTCTCCCGCGCCCAGGCCGAGACCCAGCCCTGCCAGGACCAGATCGTCGTATTGCCGATCCGGCGTATCTCTGCCTTCAGCCAGCCGATCATCGCGCCCTCTCCCTGCCTGCCGCAAGGTCAGCCTTATCCTGCCCGCTCCAGCGCGTCGAGATAGGCCCGCACACAGGTCACCACATGCGCAAACCTGTCACCACCCAGATGCACCCCGCCATACCAGCGCGTCACCACGATCACATGATCGACCAGCCCCGCGCGCTCCAGCATCCGCAGGATCACTGCTCCTGCCCCCGCCTCGCCATCATCGCCCTTCTGCGGCCCGCCCTCGCTCAGGATGCAGGCCCAGGAATTATGGGTGGCCTTGGCATATTTCTTGTCG is a genomic window containing:
- a CDS encoding CDGSH iron-sulfur domain-containing protein produces the protein MSDIPKIAQKAPYPVEAEAGKTYFWCACGESKNQPFCDGSHKGTSFSPVKVTAEEGKKLFFCGCKASAKAPFCDGSHSRL
- a CDS encoding AsmA family protein, translating into MRWVFRVLGVLAVLVVIGAAALVLIPSDRVAALAVAQFEKVTGRQLTIEGGVTPTLWPVLGVEMGRIEISNADWSEEGPMLVADALAIRIDSNALFGGEVRITGLELTRPEILIESGEEGAGNWVFGGAQGGTATADMATADTPFSLDLGVIRDGSIGYVDHATGRRVQLTGVDLEARLADYDGPLEVTMTGTSAGEAVALDMTLAAFRTAYEGGVSPVTLALEAGAARIGFEGRAGFQPVMAEGRLEADLADLRALSALVGMDAPALPQGFGRDSVTVAGDVTLTPEGSAHLRGGTIALDGTAITGDLDLTQGEARPKLVARLVVGDLAVAENVAGGSSAGEGGGDVATAGWSDRPIDVSGLSALDAELGLRAASLDLGAVNLGPVAASVTLDNARAVIRLDEVGAYGGTVGGQFVVNGRQGLSVGGDMAFRDISLQPMLTDLTGFERLVGTGDLSVDFLGSGNSVAAIMNSLSGSGVLNLGSGEILGLDIAGMITRLDTGYVGEGQKTIFDSLSASFDMDQGDLFNSDLILAGPVISAEGSGRIGLGARDLEYRIRPTALRGADGTGGISVPLWITGSWAAPSYALDLEALAEENFKEEAKALEDDLKAKAAEELGQVEGESLEDAARRKLEEELGEGVGGLLEGLLGGN
- the rimO gene encoding 30S ribosomal protein S12 methylthiotransferase RimO: MTQNPPNLRPDLARASVPDERRAGQPTIGMVSLGCPKALVDSERILTRLRAEGYAISPDYTGADAVIVNTCGFLDSARAESLDAIGEALKENGRVIVTGCLGAEPDYITGAHPKVLAVTGPHQYEQVLDAVHLAVPPQPDPFIDLLPATGVSLTPRHYSYLKISEGCNHKCKFCIIPDMRGKLVSRPANAVLREAEKLVEAGVRELLVISQDTSAYGVDRKHDDSPWKDRTVRAHITDLAREMGQLGAWVRLHYVYPYPHVRDLIPLMAEGLILPYLDIPFQHAHPDVLRRMARPAAAARTLDEIAAWRATCPDITLRSTFIVGYPGETEAEFQTLLDWMDEAQLDRVGCFKYENVPGARSNALPDHVPEEVKQDRWDRFMAKAQAISEAKLAAKVGKVLQVIVDEVDDEGATCRTQADAPEIDGNLFIDEDFATLSPGDIVTVQVEEAGEYDLWGRLTA
- a CDS encoding hydroxyacid dehydrogenase; translated protein: MTDTRPLILSCPLPRSLPLIFRPDGLAELRARYRIVETTDEALPALAEDVLAEARYIIGQPPMDGALLARLSSLRCIFNVESNLLNNMPYDEVFRRGIHVVTTGAVFAQPVAEIGLGFALSLLRNIHGADADFRAGQELWGGDGNGNARLLTGAEVGIIGFGDLGRACARVLTGFAPRLRVFDPWLPVSRIREAGAEPATLEAVLAGSDVVFCTAAVTSENRAFLGAEAFATMRRGAIFLLLSRADVVDFPALMGAVQGGHILAASDVFPDEPLAVDHPVRAIPCFLLSAHRAGALDIAFKRMGEMVLEDLALLDRGLPPMVCKRAERETVARFRSKPVVVN
- a CDS encoding YigZ family protein encodes the protein MEKLGEILRDRGSRYAVSGGPVVGRAGVEALLADLKRDKKYAKATHNSWACILSEGGPQKGDDGEAGAGAVILRMLERAGLVDHVIVVTRWYGGVHLGGDRFAHVVTCVRAYLDALERAG
- a CDS encoding diacylglycerol kinase gives rise to the protein MIGWLKAEIRRIGNTTIWSWQGWVSAWAREKSLRQWTLVNLISATLALTLDLTPGERALILALGLLLLAAELANTAIEEVVDYISEEIDPRAKRAKDAGSAMVAVTALAGGLAWVVILIG
- a CDS encoding DUF393 domain-containing protein → MSDETRILYNDTCPVCRFEIDHYRAAAARDGAPLRFDRLEDASRYGLTPDQAARRLHVLKEGELLSGLAAFRAIWAGLPRWRWLARLTGLPLINPALTLLYDRIAAPILYRAHLRRQAKRP